A portion of the Juglans microcarpa x Juglans regia isolate MS1-56 chromosome 1D, Jm3101_v1.0, whole genome shotgun sequence genome contains these proteins:
- the LOC121249424 gene encoding protein misato homolog 1 isoform X2: MDVLYRSGETQQGTLTYSPRLVSVDFQGSLGSMSSRGSFYNEATSAPPDVVTWTGNVSTHAAEPRRKNLFLQRLNEEEQENSTPVNNISGGRNDPQREIHDEDIVDYLDNGVEYWTDFSKVHYHPQSLYELGGLWMDSQQFDSYGVGRDAFSWDLRGEEISERLRFFVEECDHIQGFQFIVDDSGGFSSVAADFLENIADEYRNTPVLLYAVRDPGSYAIHKSQKQAISKNLHDAISFSRLSSLCKLIVPIGLPSLSRSKASALLCIEDQKPYHCSAVYAAALHSISLPFRMEALGPSADSRNVSGAFDINSVVQMLSGQGRKNMVAIMDVAMPATFMTGRQAEQSLLGNLQPLTPEIAADVEDLQAVESMTIHGALGTGGHRAPISEVKDMVHAAYENAITRPKFCNLSVALCPLPIPLPFPKIFRSVVGQHGELLGTPVNGSPLRGSLDVHSIPMAGRLRSSSAVLPFLENRLGNLRKFGTQHGAAGAELVRRWGFEKDELEDMGETLSTVVRELDPHLQASSDSD, translated from the exons GACTGGTAATGTTTCCACTCATGCGGCTGAACCACGGAGGAAGAATTTGTTCTTGCAAAGATTGAATGAAGAAGAGCAGGAGAATTCGACTCCAGTGAACAACATTAGTGGTGGGAGGAATGACCCTCAGAGAGAGATTCATGATGAGGATATAGTCGACTACTTAGATAATGGTGTCGAATATTGGACAGACTTCTCAAAAGTTCACTACCATCCCCAAAGTTTGTATGAACTGGGTGGATTATGGATGGACTCTCAGCAATTTGATAGTTATGGAGTTGGAAGGGACGCCTTCTCCTGGGATTTACGAGGAGAAGAAATTAGTGAAAGGCTTCGATTTTTTGTAGAAGAGTGTGACCATATTCAG GGGTTTCAGTTCATTGTCGATGATTCAGGAGGATTCTCCTCTGTAGCTGCTGATTTCCTGGAGAATATTGCTGATGAATACAGAAACACACCTGTATTGCTCTATGCTGTCAGGGATCCTGGTTCTTATGCGATCCACAAAAGCCAAAAGCAAGCAATCTCTAAGAATCTTCATGAtgcaatttcattttcaagaCTGTCATCCTTGTGTAAACTGATTGTGCCAATTGGTCTACCCTCCTTGAGTAGAA GTAAAGCTTCCGCGTTGCTCTGCATTGAAGATCAGAAGCCTTACCACTGCAGTGCAGTTTATGCTGCTGCACTGCATTCTATTAGTCTCCCTTTTCGAATGGAAGCACTTGGCCCCTCTGCCGATTCACGTAATGTTTCAGGTGCTTTTGACATCAATAGTGTTGTACAAATGTTATCAGGGCAAGGTAGGAAGAATATGGTGGCTATTATGGATGTTGCAATGCCAGCAACTTTCATGACTG GGAGACAGGCTGAACAATCTTTGTTAGGGAATTTGCAGCCATTGACACCAGAGATAGCAGCAGATGTGGAAGACTTGCAGGCGGTGGAATCCATGACCATCCATGGAGCACTTGGGACAG GAGGCCATCGGGCTCCAATTTCTGAAGTAAAAGATATGGTTCATGCTGCCTATGAAAATGCAATAACAAGACCAAAGTTCTGCAATCTATCTGTGGCTCTTTGTCCTCTCCCAATTCCTTTACCTTTTcctaaaatatttagaagtgtTGTTGGCCAACATGGTGAGCTGTTGGGTACTCCTGTCAATGGTTCTCCATTGAGGGGATCGCTTGATGTCCATTCCATCCCGATGGCAGGTAGACTACGTTCTAGCAGTGCTGTCTTGCCATTCCTGGAGAATAGATTAGGAAATCTTCGAAAGTTTGGAACTCAGCATGGGGCAGCTGGGGCCGAGTTAGTTAGGAGGTGGGGCTTTGAAAAGGATGAATTAGAAGATATGGGAGAGACACTATCTACAGTGGTTCGGGAATTGGATCCTCACTTGCAGGCGTCATCAGACTCAGATTAA
- the LOC121249424 gene encoding protein misato homolog 1 isoform X4 codes for MSSRGSFYNEATSAPPDVVTWTGNVSTHAAEPRRKNLFLQRLNEEEQENSTPVNNISGGRNDPQREIHDEDIVDYLDNGVEYWTDFSKVHYHPQSLYELGGLWMDSQQFDSYGVGRDAFSWDLRGEEISERLRFFVEECDHIQGFQFIVDDSGGFSSVAADFLENIADEYRNTPVLLYAVRDPGSYAIHKSQKQAISKNLHDAISFSRLSSLCKLIVPIGLPSLSRSKASALLCIEDQKPYHCSAVYAAALHSISLPFRMEALGPSADSRNVSGAFDINSVVQMLSGQGRKNMVAIMDVAMPATFMTGRQAEQSLLGNLQPLTPEIAADVEDLQAVESMTIHGALGTGGHRAPISEVKDMVHAAYENAITRPKFCNLSVALCPLPIPLPFPKIFRSVVGQHGELLGTPVNGSPLRGSLDVHSIPMAGRLRSSSAVLPFLENRLGNLRKFGTQHGAAGAELVRRWGFEKDELEDMGETLSTVVRELDPHLQASSDSD; via the exons GACTGGTAATGTTTCCACTCATGCGGCTGAACCACGGAGGAAGAATTTGTTCTTGCAAAGATTGAATGAAGAAGAGCAGGAGAATTCGACTCCAGTGAACAACATTAGTGGTGGGAGGAATGACCCTCAGAGAGAGATTCATGATGAGGATATAGTCGACTACTTAGATAATGGTGTCGAATATTGGACAGACTTCTCAAAAGTTCACTACCATCCCCAAAGTTTGTATGAACTGGGTGGATTATGGATGGACTCTCAGCAATTTGATAGTTATGGAGTTGGAAGGGACGCCTTCTCCTGGGATTTACGAGGAGAAGAAATTAGTGAAAGGCTTCGATTTTTTGTAGAAGAGTGTGACCATATTCAG GGGTTTCAGTTCATTGTCGATGATTCAGGAGGATTCTCCTCTGTAGCTGCTGATTTCCTGGAGAATATTGCTGATGAATACAGAAACACACCTGTATTGCTCTATGCTGTCAGGGATCCTGGTTCTTATGCGATCCACAAAAGCCAAAAGCAAGCAATCTCTAAGAATCTTCATGAtgcaatttcattttcaagaCTGTCATCCTTGTGTAAACTGATTGTGCCAATTGGTCTACCCTCCTTGAGTAGAA GTAAAGCTTCCGCGTTGCTCTGCATTGAAGATCAGAAGCCTTACCACTGCAGTGCAGTTTATGCTGCTGCACTGCATTCTATTAGTCTCCCTTTTCGAATGGAAGCACTTGGCCCCTCTGCCGATTCACGTAATGTTTCAGGTGCTTTTGACATCAATAGTGTTGTACAAATGTTATCAGGGCAAGGTAGGAAGAATATGGTGGCTATTATGGATGTTGCAATGCCAGCAACTTTCATGACTG GGAGACAGGCTGAACAATCTTTGTTAGGGAATTTGCAGCCATTGACACCAGAGATAGCAGCAGATGTGGAAGACTTGCAGGCGGTGGAATCCATGACCATCCATGGAGCACTTGGGACAG GAGGCCATCGGGCTCCAATTTCTGAAGTAAAAGATATGGTTCATGCTGCCTATGAAAATGCAATAACAAGACCAAAGTTCTGCAATCTATCTGTGGCTCTTTGTCCTCTCCCAATTCCTTTACCTTTTcctaaaatatttagaagtgtTGTTGGCCAACATGGTGAGCTGTTGGGTACTCCTGTCAATGGTTCTCCATTGAGGGGATCGCTTGATGTCCATTCCATCCCGATGGCAGGTAGACTACGTTCTAGCAGTGCTGTCTTGCCATTCCTGGAGAATAGATTAGGAAATCTTCGAAAGTTTGGAACTCAGCATGGGGCAGCTGGGGCCGAGTTAGTTAGGAGGTGGGGCTTTGAAAAGGATGAATTAGAAGATATGGGAGAGACACTATCTACAGTGGTTCGGGAATTGGATCCTCACTTGCAGGCGTCATCAGACTCAGATTAA
- the LOC121249424 gene encoding protein misato homolog 1 isoform X3, whose amino-acid sequence MMIVIRVPILNLSMGKFFDITGSLGSMSSRGSFYNEATSAPPDVVTWTGNVSTHAAEPRRKNLFLQRLNEEEQENSTPVNNISGGRNDPQREIHDEDIVDYLDNGVEYWTDFSKVHYHPQSLYELGGLWMDSQQFDSYGVGRDAFSWDLRGEEISERLRFFVEECDHIQGFQFIVDDSGGFSSVAADFLENIADEYRNTPVLLYAVRDPGSYAIHKSQKQAISKNLHDAISFSRLSSLCKLIVPIGLPSLSRSKASALLCIEDQKPYHCSAVYAAALHSISLPFRMEALGPSADSRNVSGAFDINSVVQMLSGQGRKNMVAIMDVAMPATFMTGRQAEQSLLGNLQPLTPEIAADVEDLQAVESMTIHGALGTGGHRAPISEVKDMVHAAYENAITRPKFCNLSVALCPLPIPLPFPKIFRSVVGQHGELLGTPVNGSPLRGSLDVHSIPMAGRLRSSSAVLPFLENRLGNLRKFGTQHGAAGAELVRRWGFEKDELEDMGETLSTVVRELDPHLQASSDSD is encoded by the exons GACTGGTAATGTTTCCACTCATGCGGCTGAACCACGGAGGAAGAATTTGTTCTTGCAAAGATTGAATGAAGAAGAGCAGGAGAATTCGACTCCAGTGAACAACATTAGTGGTGGGAGGAATGACCCTCAGAGAGAGATTCATGATGAGGATATAGTCGACTACTTAGATAATGGTGTCGAATATTGGACAGACTTCTCAAAAGTTCACTACCATCCCCAAAGTTTGTATGAACTGGGTGGATTATGGATGGACTCTCAGCAATTTGATAGTTATGGAGTTGGAAGGGACGCCTTCTCCTGGGATTTACGAGGAGAAGAAATTAGTGAAAGGCTTCGATTTTTTGTAGAAGAGTGTGACCATATTCAG GGGTTTCAGTTCATTGTCGATGATTCAGGAGGATTCTCCTCTGTAGCTGCTGATTTCCTGGAGAATATTGCTGATGAATACAGAAACACACCTGTATTGCTCTATGCTGTCAGGGATCCTGGTTCTTATGCGATCCACAAAAGCCAAAAGCAAGCAATCTCTAAGAATCTTCATGAtgcaatttcattttcaagaCTGTCATCCTTGTGTAAACTGATTGTGCCAATTGGTCTACCCTCCTTGAGTAGAA GTAAAGCTTCCGCGTTGCTCTGCATTGAAGATCAGAAGCCTTACCACTGCAGTGCAGTTTATGCTGCTGCACTGCATTCTATTAGTCTCCCTTTTCGAATGGAAGCACTTGGCCCCTCTGCCGATTCACGTAATGTTTCAGGTGCTTTTGACATCAATAGTGTTGTACAAATGTTATCAGGGCAAGGTAGGAAGAATATGGTGGCTATTATGGATGTTGCAATGCCAGCAACTTTCATGACTG GGAGACAGGCTGAACAATCTTTGTTAGGGAATTTGCAGCCATTGACACCAGAGATAGCAGCAGATGTGGAAGACTTGCAGGCGGTGGAATCCATGACCATCCATGGAGCACTTGGGACAG GAGGCCATCGGGCTCCAATTTCTGAAGTAAAAGATATGGTTCATGCTGCCTATGAAAATGCAATAACAAGACCAAAGTTCTGCAATCTATCTGTGGCTCTTTGTCCTCTCCCAATTCCTTTACCTTTTcctaaaatatttagaagtgtTGTTGGCCAACATGGTGAGCTGTTGGGTACTCCTGTCAATGGTTCTCCATTGAGGGGATCGCTTGATGTCCATTCCATCCCGATGGCAGGTAGACTACGTTCTAGCAGTGCTGTCTTGCCATTCCTGGAGAATAGATTAGGAAATCTTCGAAAGTTTGGAACTCAGCATGGGGCAGCTGGGGCCGAGTTAGTTAGGAGGTGGGGCTTTGAAAAGGATGAATTAGAAGATATGGGAGAGACACTATCTACAGTGGTTCGGGAATTGGATCCTCACTTGCAGGCGTCATCAGACTCAGATTAA